In a single window of the Nicotiana tomentosiformis chromosome 10, ASM39032v3, whole genome shotgun sequence genome:
- the LOC104092308 gene encoding uncharacterized protein isoform X1 produces the protein MATELEELIAFLSSPSPPVKKLAVDIVRDYTGSEDGLESLGKYSNVVLPSLFRLLGEKKVVSEPAAQALVNLSQKPELAGKMVEMHMVKTSMETLYKQDCEITTLLIMLLVNLTQLDAGIDSLLQSADEKMHGLNVMKLVRSFCSSPDEGKGDPFEHVASVLVNISKKEQGRKLLLEPKRGPLIKQIVQQFHSKNLLRKKGVAGTIRNCCFEAESQLQNLLLISEFLWPALLLPVAGNKVYSKEDARKMPQELASALSIEREPVTDPEIRVQALEAIYLLILQEAGRRAFWSVNGPRILQVGYQDEDDPKAMEAYERAGSLLLQEGGLDEATETSS, from the exons ATGGCAACGGAGTTAGAAGAATTGATTGCCTTTCTCTCTTCCCCTTCTCCTCCA gtgAAAAAATTAGCGGTTGATATTGTTCGTGATTACACTGGTTCTGAGGATGGCTTGGAATCTCTTGGCAAGTATTCTAACGTTGTGCTTCCCTCTCTGTTTCGCCTTCTCGGTGAAAAAAAG GTGGTTTCTGAACCTGCGGCTCAAGCACTAGTAAATCTGTCACAAAAGCCAGAGTTGGCAGGTAAGATGGTTGAGATGCATATGGTTAAGACATCGATGGAGACCCTGTACAAGCAAGATTGTGAAATCACAACTCTGCTGATTATGCTCCTTGTTAATCTCACACAGCTGGATGCTGGTATTGATTCTTTGCTTCAG TCTGCAGACGAGAAGATGCATGGCTTAAATGTCATGAAGCTTGTGAGATCATTTTGTTCGTCCCCCGATGAGGGAAAAG GTGATCCCTTTGAACATGTGGCTTCTGTACTTGTTAACATTTCCAAGAAGGAACAGGGAAGAAAGCTTCTGCTTGAACCAAAACGAGGCCCTCTAATAAAGCAAATAGTACAGCAGTTTCATTCTAAGAACTTGTTGAGAAAGAAAGGG GTCGCAGGAACCATCCGGAACTGCTGCTTTGAAGCGGAGAGTCAGCTTCAAAATTTGCTTTTGATTTCTGAGTTCTTGTGGCCAGCTCTGCTCCTGCCTGTTGCTGGAAATAAG GTTTATAGTAAGGAAGACGCTCGTAAAATGCCACAGGAGCTTGCGAGTGCACTCTCAATCGAGCGAGAACCTGTTACTGATCCGGAAATTCGTGTACAGGCGCTAGAGGCTATTTATTTGCTCATATTACAG GAAGCAGGCCGAAGAGCATTTTGGTCAGTGAATGGTCCCCGGATATTGCAAGTTGGCTATCAAGACGAGGATGATCCTAAAGCAATGGAAGCGTATGAACGAGCTGGCTCCTTG CTGCTTCAAGAGGGTGGCCTCGATGAAGCAACAGAGACATCATCATAG
- the LOC104092307 gene encoding origin of replication complex subunit 6 gives MDLSDIARKLGLSETKHIVRKAAELRRLADVQFDSSVIGVGEICKAIICLEIAASRMDVVFDRQAAIKLSGMSEKAYNRSFISMQNGIGVKNKLDIRELGIQFGCVRLIPFVRKGLSLYKDRFLASLPPSRRASADFTRPVFTAAAFYLCAKRHKLKVDKMKLIELCGTSESEFASVSTSMNDLCFDVFGISKEKKDPTKVKGNRELLDVLPEKRTVEDGGYSSEEDNSSAYKKRKCMDKHAYEEWKSTVLASNNQSGQKAPKQTKQARLDFMKKVPETQVQAT, from the exons ATGGATCTATCCGACATTGCCCGAAAGCTCGGTCTATCTGAAACCAAGCACATTGTACGTAAAGCCGCCGAGCTCCGTCGTCTCGCCGATGTCCAATTCGATTCCTCTGTCATCGGCGTC GGCGAGATATGCAAGGCTATAATTTGCCTAGAGATTGCTGCTTCTAG GATGGATGTGGTGTTTGATCGTCAGGCAGCGATAAAATTGAGTGGGATGTCTGAGAAGGCTTATAACAGATCGTTCATTTCAATGCAGAATGGGATTGGAGTGAA AAACAAGCTTGATATTAGAGAACTGGGAATTCAGTTTGGGTGTGTCAGGCTCATTCCTTTTGTTCGTAAAGGTCTATCATT GTACAAGGATCGGTTTCTTGCATCCTTGCCACCTTCTCGAAGGGCAAGTGCTGATTTCACTCGACCTGTGTTCACTGCTGCTGCATTCTATCTGTGCGCAAAAAGGCACAAG CTCAAGGTTGACAAAATGAAGTTAATTGAGCTTTGTGGCACATCAGAATCTGAATTTGCTAGT GTTTCTACCTCGATGAATGATCTTTGTTTTGATGTTTTTGGTATATCAAAGGAGAAAAAAGATCCTACAAAAGTAAAGGGGAACCGAG AGCTGCTAGATGTATTACCTGAGAAAAGGACTGTTGAAGATGGTGGCTATTCATCTGAGGAGGATAAT TCATCAGCATACAAGAAGCGCAAATGTATGGACAAACATGCTTACGAGGAATGGAAATCTACTGTCCTAGCTTCAAATAATCAAAGTGGCCAAAAAG CTCCTAAACAAACCAAACAAGCCCGGCTCGATTTCATGAAGAAAGTTCCTGAAACACAAGTGCAAGCTACATAA
- the LOC104092309 gene encoding probable hexosyltransferase MUCI70 isoform X2 yields the protein MACYEMGKLEHGMLPWRELQEDYIGHDVPDRPTKKPRRQRFFPCEVAFRDSVDFLVEPKDFLNFTQFSLGYMETEKEASHIDAHEPKFGGHQTFEEREQSFFAVNQTIRCGFVRGAEGFPSTGFDLKEEDKRYMSTCRVVVSSCIFGSSDFLRRPTSKLISEYSKKNVCFVMFVDEETLSTLSTEGSTPDDGGFVGLWKLVVVKNLPYKDMRKTGKVPKFLTHRLFPSSRYSIWLDSKLRLTTDPMLIIDHFLWHTGSEYAISNHYTRHCVWEEVLQNKRLNKYNHTAIDEQFSFYQSDGLTKFDPSDPNPPLPSYVPEGSFIVRAHTPMSNLFSCLWFNEVDRFTSRDQLSFAYTFLKLKRMNPDKPFHLNMFKDCERRSLVKLFHHRDPSSPPPPRIS from the exons ATG GCCTGTTATGAAATGG GTAAACTGGAACATGGCATGTTGCCTTGGAGAGAATTACAAGAAGATTATATTGGGCATGATGTCCCTGATCGCCCAACGAAGAAACCCCGTAGGCAGC GTTTTTTTCCTTGTGAGGTAGCATTTAGGGATTCCGTCGATTTTCTTGTTGAACCCAAGGactttttgaatttcacccaGTTTTCCTTGGGATATATGGAAACAGAAAAGGAAGCTTCCCATATTGATGCTCATGAACCCAAATTTGGTGGACATCAGACCTTTGAAGAAAGAGAACAATCATTTTTTGCTGTAAATCAAACAATTCGTTGTGGTTTTGTTAGGGGAGCTGAAGGTTTTCCAAGTACTGGATTTGATTTGAAAGAGGAGGATAAAAGATACATGAGTACATGCAGAGTGGTCGTATCATCATGTATTTTTGGAAGTTCTGATTTTCTAAGAAGACCAACAAGCAAATTG ATCAGTGAGTATTCGAAGAAGAATGTATGTTTTGTTATGTTTGTTGATGAGGAAACTCTTTCCACGCTCTCAACAGAAGGAAGCACACCTGATGATGGTGGATTCGTTGGTTTGTGGAAATTAGTTGTTGTCAAGAATTTACCATACAAAGATATGCGTAAAACAGGGAAAGTGCCAAAGTTTTTGACACATCGCCTCTTTCCTTCTTCTAG GTACTCTATTTGGCTTGATAGCAAACTGCGGCTCACAACTGATCCAATGTTGATAATTGATCATTTCTTGTGGCATACTGGCTCTGAGTATGCCATTTCAAATCATTATACTCGGCATTGTGTTTGGGAAGAAGTACTCCAAAATAAGCGTCTAAATAAGTACAATCACACTGCCATTGACGAACAGTTTTCATTTTACCAATCTGATGGTCTTACCAAATTTGACCCTTCAGATCCAAATCCTCCTCTGCCGAGCT ATGTGCCTGAAGGTTCTTTTATTGTCAGAGCACATACACCCATGTCAAATCTGTTTTCTTGCCTCTGGTTCAATGAAGTTGACCGATTTACTTCACGTGACCAACTAAGCTTCGCGTATACATTCCTAAAACTGAAGAGAATGAATCCAGACAAACCATTCCATTTAAATATGTTTAAG GATTGTGAGCGTAGGTCACTGGTGAAGTTATTTCATCACAGAGATCCATCCTCTCCACCTCCTCCAAGAATAAGTTGA
- the LOC104092309 gene encoding probable hexosyltransferase MUCI70 isoform X1 gives MGLYKNNTELSRRGGRKLSRFSNNGLLFWVFSLAVLCFISFAVFGLGMHFHGKLEHGMLPWRELQEDYIGHDVPDRPTKKPRRQRFFPCEVAFRDSVDFLVEPKDFLNFTQFSLGYMETEKEASHIDAHEPKFGGHQTFEEREQSFFAVNQTIRCGFVRGAEGFPSTGFDLKEEDKRYMSTCRVVVSSCIFGSSDFLRRPTSKLISEYSKKNVCFVMFVDEETLSTLSTEGSTPDDGGFVGLWKLVVVKNLPYKDMRKTGKVPKFLTHRLFPSSRYSIWLDSKLRLTTDPMLIIDHFLWHTGSEYAISNHYTRHCVWEEVLQNKRLNKYNHTAIDEQFSFYQSDGLTKFDPSDPNPPLPSYVPEGSFIVRAHTPMSNLFSCLWFNEVDRFTSRDQLSFAYTFLKLKRMNPDKPFHLNMFKDCERRSLVKLFHHRDPSSPPPPRIS, from the exons ATGGGTCTCTATAAGAACAATACTGAACTTTCTCGAAGAGGAGGACGAAAGTTGAGCCGGTTTTCAAACAACGGATTGCTGTTTTGGGTGTTTTCACTTGCTGTCCTCTGCTTTATCTCTTTCGCTGTTTTTGGCTTAGGGATGCACTTCCATG GTAAACTGGAACATGGCATGTTGCCTTGGAGAGAATTACAAGAAGATTATATTGGGCATGATGTCCCTGATCGCCCAACGAAGAAACCCCGTAGGCAGC GTTTTTTTCCTTGTGAGGTAGCATTTAGGGATTCCGTCGATTTTCTTGTTGAACCCAAGGactttttgaatttcacccaGTTTTCCTTGGGATATATGGAAACAGAAAAGGAAGCTTCCCATATTGATGCTCATGAACCCAAATTTGGTGGACATCAGACCTTTGAAGAAAGAGAACAATCATTTTTTGCTGTAAATCAAACAATTCGTTGTGGTTTTGTTAGGGGAGCTGAAGGTTTTCCAAGTACTGGATTTGATTTGAAAGAGGAGGATAAAAGATACATGAGTACATGCAGAGTGGTCGTATCATCATGTATTTTTGGAAGTTCTGATTTTCTAAGAAGACCAACAAGCAAATTG ATCAGTGAGTATTCGAAGAAGAATGTATGTTTTGTTATGTTTGTTGATGAGGAAACTCTTTCCACGCTCTCAACAGAAGGAAGCACACCTGATGATGGTGGATTCGTTGGTTTGTGGAAATTAGTTGTTGTCAAGAATTTACCATACAAAGATATGCGTAAAACAGGGAAAGTGCCAAAGTTTTTGACACATCGCCTCTTTCCTTCTTCTAG GTACTCTATTTGGCTTGATAGCAAACTGCGGCTCACAACTGATCCAATGTTGATAATTGATCATTTCTTGTGGCATACTGGCTCTGAGTATGCCATTTCAAATCATTATACTCGGCATTGTGTTTGGGAAGAAGTACTCCAAAATAAGCGTCTAAATAAGTACAATCACACTGCCATTGACGAACAGTTTTCATTTTACCAATCTGATGGTCTTACCAAATTTGACCCTTCAGATCCAAATCCTCCTCTGCCGAGCT ATGTGCCTGAAGGTTCTTTTATTGTCAGAGCACATACACCCATGTCAAATCTGTTTTCTTGCCTCTGGTTCAATGAAGTTGACCGATTTACTTCACGTGACCAACTAAGCTTCGCGTATACATTCCTAAAACTGAAGAGAATGAATCCAGACAAACCATTCCATTTAAATATGTTTAAG GATTGTGAGCGTAGGTCACTGGTGAAGTTATTTCATCACAGAGATCCATCCTCTCCACCTCCTCCAAGAATAAGTTGA
- the LOC104092308 gene encoding uncharacterized protein isoform X2 encodes MATELEELIAFLSSPSPPVVSEPAAQALVNLSQKPELAGKMVEMHMVKTSMETLYKQDCEITTLLIMLLVNLTQLDAGIDSLLQSADEKMHGLNVMKLVRSFCSSPDEGKGDPFEHVASVLVNISKKEQGRKLLLEPKRGPLIKQIVQQFHSKNLLRKKGVAGTIRNCCFEAESQLQNLLLISEFLWPALLLPVAGNKVYSKEDARKMPQELASALSIEREPVTDPEIRVQALEAIYLLILQEAGRRAFWSVNGPRILQVGYQDEDDPKAMEAYERAGSLLLQEGGLDEATETSS; translated from the exons ATGGCAACGGAGTTAGAAGAATTGATTGCCTTTCTCTCTTCCCCTTCTCCTCCA GTGGTTTCTGAACCTGCGGCTCAAGCACTAGTAAATCTGTCACAAAAGCCAGAGTTGGCAGGTAAGATGGTTGAGATGCATATGGTTAAGACATCGATGGAGACCCTGTACAAGCAAGATTGTGAAATCACAACTCTGCTGATTATGCTCCTTGTTAATCTCACACAGCTGGATGCTGGTATTGATTCTTTGCTTCAG TCTGCAGACGAGAAGATGCATGGCTTAAATGTCATGAAGCTTGTGAGATCATTTTGTTCGTCCCCCGATGAGGGAAAAG GTGATCCCTTTGAACATGTGGCTTCTGTACTTGTTAACATTTCCAAGAAGGAACAGGGAAGAAAGCTTCTGCTTGAACCAAAACGAGGCCCTCTAATAAAGCAAATAGTACAGCAGTTTCATTCTAAGAACTTGTTGAGAAAGAAAGGG GTCGCAGGAACCATCCGGAACTGCTGCTTTGAAGCGGAGAGTCAGCTTCAAAATTTGCTTTTGATTTCTGAGTTCTTGTGGCCAGCTCTGCTCCTGCCTGTTGCTGGAAATAAG GTTTATAGTAAGGAAGACGCTCGTAAAATGCCACAGGAGCTTGCGAGTGCACTCTCAATCGAGCGAGAACCTGTTACTGATCCGGAAATTCGTGTACAGGCGCTAGAGGCTATTTATTTGCTCATATTACAG GAAGCAGGCCGAAGAGCATTTTGGTCAGTGAATGGTCCCCGGATATTGCAAGTTGGCTATCAAGACGAGGATGATCCTAAAGCAATGGAAGCGTATGAACGAGCTGGCTCCTTG CTGCTTCAAGAGGGTGGCCTCGATGAAGCAACAGAGACATCATCATAG
- the LOC104092306 gene encoding sphinganine C4-monooxygenase 1: MMGSENNNNQQLIGGYHVSDELLGTFLPIIVYWVYSGLYSMLGGIMDNYRLHSKKDEDEKNLVAKKEVVKGVLLQQVVQAAVATLLFAVTGNDGESDGDQHASIFVLGRQFFVAMVMLDTWQYFMHRYMHQNKFLYKHIHAQHHRLIVPYAFGALYNHPLEGLILDTIGGALAFLVSGMSPRTSIFFFSFATIKTVDDHCGLWLPVNLFHIFFKNNSAYHDIHHQLYGTKFNYSQPFFVTWDRILGTYMPYELEKRPEGGFEARPVKDCKEH; encoded by the exons ATGATGGGTAGTGAGAACAATAACAATCAACAGTTGATAGGAGGATATCATGTGTCAGATGAATTGTTGGGAACATTTTTACCAATAATAGTGTATTGGGTATATTCAGGATTATATTCAATGCTTGGGGGTATAATGGATAATTATAGGTTACATTCAAAGAAAGATGAGGATGAGAAGAATTTGGTGGctaaaaaggaagttgttaaagGTGTTCTTCTTCAACAGGTTGTTCAGGCTGCTGTTGCCACCCTTCTCTTTGCG GTCACAGGGAATGATGGTGAATCTGATGGGGATCAACACGCTTCCATTTTTGTTCTTGGTAGACAGTTCTTTGTTGCCATGGTGATGTTAGATACTTGGCAATATTTTATGCATCGGTACATGCACCAAAACAAGTTCTTGTACAAGCATATCCATGCTCAACACCATCGGCTAATTGTTCCGTATGCGTTTGGAGCTTTATACAACCACCCTTTAGAGGGTCTGATTCTTGACACAATTGGTGGGGCTCTAGCTTTCCTCGTCTCAGGCATGTCACCGCGTACCTCCATCTTCTTTTTCTCCTTTGCTACGATCAAAACGGTTGATGATCATTGCGGACTATGGTTGCCTGTAAATCTCTTCCATATCTTCTTTAAGAACAACTCTGCTTACCACGATATTCATCACCAGCTTTATGGGACCAAGTTTAACTATTCACAGCCTTTCTTCGTGACGTGGGATAGGATACTTGGAACTTACATGCCATATGAACTTGAGAAAAGACCAGAAGGAGGTTTTGAAGCTAGGCCCGTTAAAGATTGCAAAGAGCATTGA